The segment TGCAACACGTTGTTTTTGTCCACCACTCAGTTGTCTCTCCTTAGAGCCAATCATAGTATCAAGTCCATCAGGAAGATCGGCAATTACTTGTTCTAGATTGGCTGTAGAACAGGCGTCTATGATATCAGCTTCATTTTTTATTCCTTCCTTGCCAAATTCTATGTTTTTCCTAACCGTCTCGTTGAATACCACACTCTGCTGCAGTACGAGAGTGATGTTGCGTCTCAGCCAATCGGTATCGAGATCCTGTATACGTTGGCCATCTATCAAGATACTTCCCTCCTGTGGCTCGTAAAATTTGAGCAACAAGTTTCCCAATGTACTCTTTCCAGAACCACTTTTACCAACTACAAAAGTAGTCTCGCCAGCaggaaagaagaatgttGTTTTTATAAGAGCATTGTGCTGTCGATTGGAAGGATATCCAAATGTAACCTGATCATGATTAGTCTTGATGGTTTATCGTGGCCATCTCTACTTACATTATTGACTTCTATATCACCGTTGCAGGTTTTAGGTACCATTAACCCTTCTGGGTGTTTTGCAACTCCTCCTCTATCCACTTGGTTCATGATAGACTTGAGAGTCGCTCCAGCGGACATTCCTTTTGCTAAGACAAGCCATTGTGGTAAAACGACTTCTATAGCCATCATCCCAGTCAAACAAGCATAGAAAGTTGTAAGAACCTTTCCGGCATCTAGTCCATGATCGACTAACGTGAGACCATACCCAAAGCCTTGAACAAAGATGGCCACCATGACAAATTTGGTAATCCCAAATTGAAATGCATTTGACCTGGCTTGGATCATGTAATGAACtgttgattttttgattacTAAGAAGTATTGCCAAACTTCCTGGTCCTGTCCGTTGAATGCTTTGACAGTATCGATGGCTGTAATGGCTGTATTTGTAAATTTCGAAGCTTGCGATAGCTCTCTTTTCTGGGCTTCGATGGCTGGGCCCATGTTTCTAGAAATTAGATAAAGTATTCCACCGGCAATTGGAAATGTCGCTATAATGACAAGAGTCAGATTCCAAGAGTAAAAGAAGGCAGTCCCAAGAGCTGCACATGCGCTAGCAGTCTCAAACAGGAGAAACCCAAGAGGCTGGGATGTGGATAATTGGAGCTCTCGAATTTGTCTATTGTTCAATCAGTATGTTTTCATTTCGACCATAAATGGATTCCACACACGTTTCAATTCGAATTAATAATGATCCAATGCCATCTCTACGCAGATCAAACCATTCCAAATCCTTCTCCAACATGCCGGCAAACATTTTCTCGCGCACGCTTCTAGCCTGGAGCTCTCCAAATACCATCCACGAACACAGAAACAAGCCTTCGAACAACCATACTGCGCCCCCAAGAACAGTTATAGCTATGCACCATTTCGAGACATGTTGTAAGGTCTCTTGTGCGGTGAGAACACCGGACCCAAAATTTGTAAGAGTACCAAAGATATTTCCGTAAAATATTGCCGATATAGGTTTTAGAACGCCGCTAATGATTGCAAATACTATACATGGAACTATGGTAGATATGTGCTTTTTTgttgtgaatgtgaatagggatttgaaagatgatttgatttcttcatcggCGTGGTAGTCATTGATATTTCGCAATTCGATGGACGAATTCTGATCATCATCTGGCAATCGGATGCGTGAGGTAGAAGTAGAATGACTGTATTTTTTGTGACTCTTCGAGCCTTTGCTTTTCAATATTGTCATTGAAACAGATTTTGCGTGCGACAAATGGTGTCGAAAATCTCAGAGAAATTCGTGCAGCATGGACAGAAGACATCAAGCAACATTGCAACTAGCATGATCCCAAGTCATGCAATTGTAATCAGACCAACATTATTTCGGGTCGAGGATCAATTCTGGTGCTTCCCCTTAGTATTGTTGTTTAAGCGAAGCGTGAAGAACAATACgaagattattgaaaaagataacCTTTGAGAAAAACATTGTTCTAGAAGTATCTACTTATTATTTTCTGGAAGTCTAGGAGACTAGAGATCTAGGCATCGTATGTTAACAAATGTATCCATGATACCAACCATGACAATGACGTAGCAGCAGCTCGCAATATAGACAAATATGAAGAAATCTGAATTCCCAAAGCCTTGCTCTAGAAGCATTGAGTTTTTCTCAGAACAAAGCGACAATGGAACTTCAAAAACATGGAAGGTTGTTGCAATAGGGTATCATTGCTGAGAATTTCAGATCGTTCTAAATTGTTTGAAGATTCTCGAACATGCAGTCAATTGAGTTTTTGACTATCAGAgtcatttttcaaaagacTTGAACAATGATTGAGGTGATCTTCCAGGATCGAATCTTGTTAGTGCATCTCATTTTACGTCGGAGGATTGATACTCGCCATTGCCAGTATAAGCGACAGACGTGCAGTGATATAACCGGCATAGAGTGTGTAGTGAGCCTCAGAGTTCTAGGAAATTATCTCTCGAACTCAGTTCGAGCATCTTTGCCTTAACCTTCTCCTTTTATTACATTTGTCCCAGACTCAGAGAAGTCTTTGCCAAGTCTTTCCTTTCTACGCATATCAATGGCATATATAGCTGATGCGACCCTTTGGTTTGTTCGAGGCTTCAGAATTAAATAAGAGAAACAGCATCTGGGCGAATGATTTTGACGCTACGCGGAGATACTACTGTTTTCGACTCTGCTTTCTTTGCCGCACTTCCTTGGATAATCATTACAGATTCGATGAAGATGTATTTCCGGATCCACTACTCGAAGGAAACACAATCCTTTGTGGCCACCTCGAGCTAATGCTGTGTGGAATTCGAAGGGGACTAGGACCACTTTTGCGCTAGACTATTTGATGAACTCTGATTAGTCGTAGGTCTTTTGACTTGATTGCCTGCAACCCAGAAGTTTTAATCCCCGgcttgagattgaaatttgtaGTTACAAAAATCGGCCTGGGCGTTACGTTCGAAAGCGAATCGTTACTATTCTCCGGGGCGTATATTGATGCATTCTGAGCTGTAAAGTGTGTTTCTGGTCAGAGGTTGATGATGTTGGCGATGTTGGCGAGATTGGCTGCAATGCAAGGGTTTGAGAGCGTTGGTGAAGGTCACGAGATCAATTGGCAACCGAGGCTTAATACACGCACATGCACATCATGCACACTTCAGCTATCAATTTGATCCTTATCTCCTCGTACCAATACCTGGTACTTACCATCGAATCTTATGATATGACTTGGATTCCAAGTGTCAAGTTACCTCCATACGATCTCCCAATCCTGTTCCTTTACGAGGACGCCATCGCTCACTTTCTCAGATATGAGGAACATTCAGCTTGCGTGGAACTCACACTTTGATATATCAAACCGACGTGAGGAATCTACGTGCTAGTAAAGATTACATGGATTGCAGTACATTCATTTCAGTATCCTATCAACTCAATTCTATTACGCTAGAGTTATGCACATGTACAAATACATTGCAGGAATGAGTTCTTCATATTTACCATTTTAGCCTAACAACCCCCCATTCTCGCAGATGGTGGGTGACTTTGCAAGAGATATTGGTATCAATCAACCATGTCCGAGTTGCGATACAGATATGTCAAGGAGTCACTACGGTTGCAGCCGGTCAGGGGGTTAAATCAACGACCTGCCAAATCTAACAGTCTATTATCAAGAACAGGTTCCCCGAGCTCCACTGGAATGAGACTCGAGCTTATCCATGAATGCTTAATCCCCCGCATTATCTATTGGACAGGCATTATCAATACAGCAGCAAGTTTGATTGACTTCCTAAGATTCAAGCGAAACTATAGGTTGTACAAAATCTTGTCAGGGGATACAATCGGGTGATGAcactgaagaagaaattgatcaGCGAACCCCTCGTTACATTGAGGTACAAGCGATGCTATCATGGTTGAAAATTACCACGCGCGAGTACTTCATCGGTCCAAACTTCCGTTAGAATCTTCAATCAAATGTTTTTCTGCAAGGTCAAACGACGGCACGTGTAACAACGATGCTACTACACGAGCCACACCGATACGATTATTGTTTTTGGATGATATATTATCTACCTGCTATCATCCTTTTACttatgtttcttttcttgctaCACTTTCGCTCCTTGGTTATTGATCATGTCGAGGTTTGAATATTCACAGGTCCCGGTGGACGAAAAACTGGAGAATGAACGACCAGAAACTCCTCGCAAAAGATCTCTAGCAAGTGCAGTCTTCTTGGCATTAGCTGGGGTTGTTTTGTTTACTGCATTTACTGCATTAGTTGTGGGACTTACAAAAATTGAAGACGTTCAGCCAAAACACAAGTCTTCTAATACCAATTCCGGATGGGCAAACAATCATGAACACGAAACTCGAGCAACGGGTGACCCATATCTCATTGGAGTCGGCAAGGCCGATATTACTGGGTAAGGCTTGAGCTCTTTTCCTACATCTTCCTGTTTTACTGATGACATTCAATAGTCCTGTTGTTGAAATAAACTTTATGGGCTATGCTAGTCTCCCACAAGTCGGAACAGGGTTGCGTCAACGAATTTACTCCCGAGCCTTTATTGTCGGTGATGTAAACACCCCTGCCAATAGATTTGTCTACCTAGTTCTCGACACAGCATCTGGGGACACTGCAATCAGGTATGGCATTCTTCAAGGATTAGCCGCTTTGGGGCCGGCATATGCAGTCTACGGGCAAAACAATATTGCCGTCACGGGAACACATCAACATTCCGGTCCCGGAGCATACTACAATTATCTTTTACCACAAGTCACTTCATTAGGTTTTGATAAGCAAAGCTACCAAGCAATTGTCGATGGCGCAGTTCTGTCAATCAAAAGAGCTCATGATTCGCTCACCACTGGATATCTAACCACCGGAGACACAAATATCACAGATGCAAATATCAATCGCAGTCTTTATGCATATCTTGCCAACCCTGCAGCGGAAAGGGCATTATATACGGACAATGTTGACAAGACTTTGTCCATGCTTCGATTCCAGCGGGCTTCAGATGGATTGAATATTGGTGTTTTGACATGGTTCAGTGTTCATGGCACTTCCATGTTGGAAAATAACACACACGTCACTGGTAAGTTATTCAAACACCCTTGGGGATTGAAAGATACGTCTACTGACTAAGCACTATAAATTCAGGTGACAACAAAGGAGTAGCAGCTTATCTTTTCGAGAAAGCAGCCTTAGCAGACCCTAAAGCGGCTCCAGGTTTCGTCGCCGGTTTCTCACAATCAAGCGTCGGAGACACCTCACCAAACGTTCTTGGCGCCTGGTGTGACGATGGTTCTGGCCAACAATGTACTCTGGAGAACAGTACTTGTGCCGGTATCTCCGAGACATGTCATGGAAGAGGCCCAGCTTTCCAAGCATTGGATTTGGGAACTCAGAGTTGTTATATCATTGGGCAGAGACAGTATAATGGAGCTCAAGCTCTTTATGTAagtcttctcttcccttcgtGAAGAGTGATTTAATCAAATTCTGATTTGTGTAGAACACGTTGGATTCAGTCGGTACTCCTATCGTGGGAGGGAGTGTCaaatcattccatttcttccaagATATGCAGTACTATGACTTTCCTCTCGCAAATGGATCGATTGTCCAAACATGTCCTGCAGCATTGGGATATTCGTTTGCAGCTGGTACAACCGATGGACCAGGTGCCTTTGACTTTGTACAAAATGATCCAGGTACACCCTCAAATCCTCTCTGGAGTCTGGTATCTGGTCTTCTCCGAGTGCCAACCGCTCAACAGGTATGCTCTCAGTCATGTGAACGTTGCTTATTCTAGATCCAGTATTAATTTTCTCTAGGTTGCTTGTCAATATCCCAAGCCTGTTCTCCTAGATGTAGGTGAGATGTCAAGCCCTTATGCTTGGACTCCCAATATCGGTACGTCATTCTTTCCTGAGCCTTCTGAAAATTTACCTCAAACCACTTTCTCACCCCCATCTTCCTCACATCATCAAACTTACCCTCCCCCGCTAATTCGCTCAAGTCGACGTGCAACTCCTTCGCGTCGGACAACTAATCATGATCATCTCCCCCTCCGAAGCAACCACCATGTCCGGACGACGCTGGAAATCCGCCATCTCGGCCGCAGCCGTATCATCCAAAATAACCAGCGCCACCCCCAAAGTAGTTCTCGGCGGTCCCGCAAACACGTACGCCCACTACCTCGCCACCCCCGAAGAATATTCCATTCAGCGCTACGAAGGCGCTTCGACTTTATTCGGCCAACATGAATTAGACGCTTACATCCATCTCACCACATCCGCCATCGGATATCTCTCCGCTACCAATAGCAGTCAGCCTGCCCCGGGACCCAGTCCACCAAACAATGTCAATTCGAGTTTAAGTTTCATAACCGGAGTAGCATATGATAGTGGATCATTTGGAAGCGTATCCGTACAACCAGCTGCATCTTACAAGATCGGATCTGTAGTAAACACAACATTTGTAGGCGCTAATCCTCGCAATAATTTAAGATTGGAAGGTACATTTACGGCGGTTGAACAATTGGGCTCGAATGGTAATTGGACAACGGTGAGAAATGATAATGATTGGTATTTGGTGTATACGTGGACGAGAGTTAATGGCTTGACGGGTACTAGTAGTGTGGTCGTGAGTTGGGAGACGGGAACTGGAGATGGAACGAAGGCGGGTACCTATAGGGTTAGGTATAACGGGGATTCAAAGAGTGTTTTGGGCAATATTAGTGCCTTCACGGCGGTCAGTAATAGTTTTACCTTGAGTTGAGAGTGGTTTAGAGGAAAGGCATAATGGGGCGAAGGGGGGGGTGTATGCGGAtgaaatgtgaaatttcATCGGTATGAGAAATGAGGAAATGAGCTTTTTACATTCAGTACTTTAAATCTATACTTCAACTATTTTATCATCATCCGAATCTGATGCAGGGTCTTCTGCATCTTGTGATGCCCAACTTCCGGCAATACCATTCGCCTGCGACGAGAATGGTTTTGGCGAGGATGAAGGTTTGTCAGATCTTCGGGCCAAAGTTTTCATGCCTGCATCCACTTTCTCCTCACCTTCCTCATCTCGCATCAAAACCTGTACTAGTCTCTCACAGGCTTCTCTCATTTCATCGTGATCAACCTTCAAGTGCAATTCCCTTATGATTGGGTAAACCTTGATCTCTCTCATAatatctcttccttctcttgtGGTTGTGAGTAACATCAATGTTTCCACATGTGTTTGCATGATAACGGGATCACTATCCCTCTCCTTATCTGGCGGTAATAGTTGTAGATCTGGTAGCATTGCCATAGTTTCCTCTTCATCGAATTCCTCATTTCCCATAATAGGTAGCAGTAGATATGGTAATATATTGATCTCATCCTCTGACAGGAATGAAGGATGTGATTCGATTTCGAACGCAACATTTTTTATCGTCGATGCAACTCCTTTTCGACGAATGTCTGATTTGTGTTCGGTGAAAACCGTCATTTTCGTGAGAGGTACAACCCCATCGTATTCTTGTTTTGTCAGGAagtattttcttccttcttcgtGCTTGGCTAGATCTGCGAACAAATATGCGAGGTAGTCATAATCTGCATCTTTATTGTATGTTCCATCTGCACCCTTCACGAAAAGGTCCATTAGTTGATCGATCGCGCGATTATTCGAGGTTAATTCTTTCGGCGCAGGACGTTCGAGGGCTATGATATGCTTCAAGTCGTCCCATTTTGCAAGATTCGCGAGTAGCATAGCAATGAGATTTGCATTTGGTTCTGCGGGGTTCTGGGGACGAAGAACTATTAGATGCTGTCGGTTTAGAGACTAAGAAAGGAGATTAACGTACTGTCAACTTGTtgaataaagtattgatgaACTCCTTGTCACTCGCAAGATATTCCAAAACTTCCTTGTCTGTCGACAGGTTTATGAGAATTGTCATTGCATCTTTGGCAATTTGCTATACAGGCATTAGTCGCGCCTCTACCAACGATCATGTTTGCGAGCTTTGAGTCGTACTTTGTAGTCGCGGACCAGTAGTTTTAAGTCCTTTACTGGCAGAAGCTCatttgttttgaatattgaaggTTGCGATAAAGAATATGGAATCAAATTCTCGACGGCTGTTATGGCGCAAATCAGTCAAAGTTTGAACGGATGGTTCAAGTATCATAAACATACCGATCGTCCGCACTTGAGTGTTTCCATGCGATATAAAATCGACAAGCTTCAAAACTGGTTAGCATGATTTCAATGAATAGAATAGGAGCTGAGTTCTACCTCTTCTAATTCAGTCGgcatattgataatatttcgAGTGTTTCCAGTGATGTCAATGAcgaacttcttcaaaaatattttagAGGGGCAAAATGCAAGCCTTCTTTTCTGCCGCTCTGTTGGGGTCACCGCTTTCTTATCCCGCCCCGCTAAGTTCGAATAATTTACTACCGGTGAGCTCTACAtggtattttatattgtctTCGTATGGTGTCAAATGAACCTATTGTATCATTTTCTACCTCCCACGATTTCTAttcaattgtatattttcaatGCATGTTCTTGATACTGTCACCTAATCAAAGTTGTGTCAGATTTTTTTCGTCGTCATTGATTTATGATCTCCTCGCCGTCACAAGAACCTTGTGCCGAAGAACATATTTCGGCCATCAACAACGATTACTGAACAACTAATATACTATTTGCTTCGTCTCTCCTAGCCTTGCCCAGGATCCCAGCCCCCCTCAAGCACAATTGATACCTAGCAAAGTCTTATTTACATTCGTACAAGTCCACGTTGCAGTTTTCTTGCTCGGCGTTGTGACGTTGATATTCTGAGCCGAGATGTTTATGCAGGACTTCTCATTCGTTAGTCAAGAGTAATTGATAGGCGGGTCATGGTTTTTGAGAAAGGACTATATGATTTGTGACAAGAGGGATGTACTCACAGTAGCACTACTGCACACCAAAGTTCCGACCTTAGGGTCATGTTTTTTGCTTGCGACACCGACAAAGTTCTTGAATACTACATCTTGTATTGTCATTTTCGTCTGGTAGAACTGTTAGCTAGCTGTCTCGGACTTCTTGTGAGCGAAAAagaggatgatggatggattacTCACAGGATAGGCGTTGCAATTTGCAGTAGTTTGCATATAGCAAGAAGTGAGCTCAATCGCGTCTACCATTTCTCAATTAGTAATGGAAATTGACCCAACTTCTAATAAGATGATGTGAAACCTACAATCAACACTAGAAACCGACATCTTGTCATATGTGATATTCCTCACCACGCCACTACCTCCACCTGCTCCATAAGGTAGACTTCCATCCGAATTTGGTACTGCGCCTGCCCAGACCTTGATCCTCGCTGCATCACTGGCATTACTTAATGTGTTGTTGTAGATGTAGACATCTTCAACGATATCAGTGACTCCAACGTATTGTCCTAAACTGCCAACGGATATGCCGTGAGAACCTGAGCATGCCAAATTCTGGACGATAATGGAACTGCTGTTGGGTTTGAAGGATACGCAGTCGTCGGTATTAAGGATGGTTGAGTTTTGGATTGTGATATGAGAAGAGAGGTAAGTGTCCCAGCCATCTTCGAACATTTGTTAGTCTCATGTGTAAACCAAAGATTAATGAAATTCGGCAAAGAGTAGGGGGGAACGCACCAGAATTCTTGACCGGGTTAGAGTTACTTGTTACTGCCGTCAAAGTCATCCCACTAATGAGTACATCCTGACTACCGGTGATAAGATTGAACCAATTTGGTGGactcttcattttcaacccGCTCATACTTCCTCCCGTCACTCCATTCATAACAAACAATATCGGCCGCGCAAGAGTACTATCTTTTGCAAAAGCATCCCACCATGGTTGCCCATTGCCATCAATGGTTCCCCCTCCATACCAATTGATGTCATTTCCACTCCATTGCCAAAAGGAACTGCTGTTTTGGAAAACATACTTAAAGCTATTGGCTGTCCAATAGGTTATGTTAGAGGAGAATTGAATGGTACCTGAGATGTTGAAGTCGAtggattggagagatttAATGTCTAGCGCGGTGGAAATCGTGTAGAGGGTTTCATTTAGTTGGACAACTCCGCCGTTGTTGCAGGATTTGATGGCGGCAAGTAAGGCGGGAGAATCATCGCGGCCAGAGCCCAGGGAGGAGACATGGCAAGTGCGGTTTCGGGGCGTAGAAAGTGCAGTAGTTGCCAAGTGTGCCTTGGCAGGTTGGATGGGAGCAACTATGATCTCTGGGCGTGAAAGGGATGAAGATGCGGTTTCAgcacaagaagaaagattagGGAATGAGGAGAGCAAAAGAGCGGAGAGAACATTGTAGGAACGGGAATTGAGATGCATTTTTGCGTGTCTTCAATTTTCGCAGATATGAGAGGAAGACGAATGAAGTTCAAcgagagaaggagaatgagagaaacCAGAGATATCTTTCATTGATCTCAAGTACCTACCTCTTAGACATACCCCGGGAGGGGAAAGTTATGCATTTCGGACTCCAACTCCACCGAGAGAGGAGTCACG is part of the Botrytis cinerea B05.10 chromosome 1, complete sequence genome and harbors:
- the Bchgh1 gene encoding Bchgh1, which produces MPTELEELVDFISHGNTQVRTIAVENLIPYSLSQPSIFKTNELLPVKDLKLLVRDYKQIAKDAMTILINLSTDKEVLEYLASDKEFINTLFNKLTNPAEPNANLIAMLLANLAKWDDLKHIIALERPAPKELTSNNRAIDQLMDLFVKGADGTYNKDADYDYLAYLFADLAKHEEGRKYFLTKQEYDGVVPLTKMTVFTEHKSDIRRKGVASTIKNVAFEIESHPSFLSEDEINILPYLLLPIMGNEEFDEEETMAMLPDLQLLPPDKERDSDPVIMQTHVETLMLLTTTREGRDIMREIKVYPIIRELHLKVDHDEMREACERLVQVLMRDEEGEEKVDAGMKTLARRSDKPSSSPKPFSSQANGIAGSWASQDAEDPASDSDDDKIVEV